Proteins from a single region of Corylus avellana chromosome ca11, CavTom2PMs-1.0:
- the LOC132164988 gene encoding uncharacterized protein LOC132164988 produces MVRRRDLPVVEEGEAPHNENNEIPPPPPPPPSPPAFHDGVHPTLVQFMGDITRQFTEAISRMSQPVAPVERIGCSMRDFTDQQFRTFNGTQGHTVAEAWISDIQLLHDTLKCTNEEKLTYTVLRLTGEALKWWKSQVELIGPGVVITWERFVEEFNRQYFPRSQKQLRAIEFQNLVQGTMSVEQYSIKFTELARFGINLIPDEVSKTERFENGLNSRIKERVVCHEIKNYARLVNVASLAERAIRETSAAYEHRKRSMPQASYPSKRFVVGTGSKPVDHQNFSPPVGSQKVACPKCGRMHFGDCRSESTGCFRCGQKGHFKKDCPMNTTGEAGAQRNDFQQRRPAQARVYTLTSVDDDENDEANNDIVTGTISLFGTLACTLFDSRATHSFISALYTKICHISTRPFGQDWSVQTPGRERINELLSSLRDEHKHSHVELK; encoded by the coding sequence ATGGTACGAAGACGTGATCTCCCTGTCGTTGAGGAAGGCGAAGCACCTCATaatgaaaacaatgaaataccacctccacctccacctccaccttcGCCTCCAGCATTCCATGATGGTGTACACCCAACATTAGTCCAATTTATGGGAGATATTACTAGGCAATTCACGGAAGCAATTTCACGGATGTCTCAACCTGTTGCACCAGTCGAGCGTATCGGTTGCTCGATGCGTGACTTTACTGATCAGCAGTTTCGTACTTTCAATGGAACTCAAGGACATACAGTAGCTGAAGCTTGGATTTCAGATATCCAACTGCTGCACGACACACTCAAGTGTACAAATGAGGAAAAGTTGACATACACCGTATTAAGGCTAACTGGTGAAGCCCTTAAGTGGTGGAAGTCTCAGGTAGAGCTGATAGGACCTGGTGTTGTTATCACGTGGGAAAGGTTTGTTGAGGAATTCAACAGGCAATATTTCCCAAGGTCACAAAAGCAGTTAAGAGCTATTGAATTTCAGAACTTGGTGCAAGGTACTATGTCAGTGGAACAATACTCAATTAAATTCACTGAGTTAGCCAGGTTTGGTATTAATCTTATTCCTGACGAAGTATCAAAGACAGAACGTTTTGAAAATGGTCTTAACTCTCGTATCAAGGAAAGAGTTGTCTGCCATGAGATCAAGAACTATGCTCGATTAGTAAACGTAGCATCCCTTGCTGAGAGGGCAATTCGTGAGACATCTGCAGCTTACGAACATAGGAAACGGTCAATGCCTCAGGCATCCTATCCATCTAAACGATTTGTTGTAGGGACTGGCTCCAAACCAGTGGATCACCAGAATTTTTCTCCTCCAGTAGGAAGTCAGAAGGTTGCTTGTCCCAAATGTGGAAGAATGCATTTTGGAGATTGCAGGAGCGAAAGTACCGGCTGTTTTCGATGTGGTCAAAAGGGGCATTTTAAGAAGGATTGTCCGATGAATACTACGGGGGAAGCTGGAGCACAAAGGAATGACTTCCAACAAAGAAGGCCTGCTCAAGCGAGAGTATATACGTTGACCTCCGTAGATGACGATGAGAATGATGAAGCGAACAATGATATAGTGACAGGTACCATTTCTCTATTTGGTACTCTTGCGTGTACTCTCTTTGATTCTAGAGCTACACATTCATTCATTTCTGCATTATACACTAAGATTTGTCATATAAGTACACGACCATTTGGGCAAGATTGGTCGGTACAAACACCAGGACGAGAAAGGATAAATGAATTACTATCATCATTGAGGGATGAGCATAAGCATAGTCATGTAGAATTAAAATAA